The following DNA comes from Pomacea canaliculata isolate SZHN2017 linkage group LG10, ASM307304v1, whole genome shotgun sequence.
TACAGTTAAGGTGAGGAAACTGAATTACTCGTAGAAAACCCCCGACGAACAAGTGTAACATACAGAGTGTGTCCCGAGACAAGATATGAACCTAGGGATTCTCACTGCAATGGGGACGAATGAGCGTCTTATCACTACCTAATAAACCTGAACGAAAAAACTGTACATTCTAACAACCTAAAATGAAAGTATGTTTATCACACATTTGTTCTTGTGAGCTCTcaccacaaacatcacagatatacacatgttacaaattttaaaatatagaatgTTTTATTCAGAAACACTATCAAtctaaaaaaaagagaaacaataaaTATCTTCAGTTACAAAGTTTAAACTCAAAGATGCAGAAATAGCTTTCCAACTGGCAGGCTCTGATGTTATCGAAATATGATATTACTACATGCTGGGAGGATGTGGTGTCGTTGTCGTCTGTCTGGCTCTACacttattaattttattctcaGATTGACAGTCACACCTTTTCATGTAGTCTTAATCATGTGTAGTCATTGTGTTACACTCGTGTACTTAAATCATTTTCGATGCTGTCGAAGCATTCTGATATAAATCCAGCAATGTACAGTTTTACGTGAAATGCCGAATCACATCATGCTTAGAAACATAACAACTTTTCTGCTGGTGTCATCTGAGACaatgtaaaattgtaaattcaaaacagcaaaaaaaaaaaaaaaaaaaaaaaaaaaaaacaaacaaaacctaaGTCCAGTTATAGTTGTGACAAAAATCTAAAATACAATCAGCTTTAATGTCATCCTGACTACTGTAGCTTTTGTTCAGAAATGTAGCGATAAGATTTCTTAACTTATACAGAGTACACTGTAGTTTTTACAATCTGTAGTAAATACCACTCTTTCACAGTCACAGTCCTCTTTGTAAAACATCCACAACCCTCACAAATACTAGTGTATTAAGGGATATTCTGAttaacaaagtataaaaaagtgtgttaaatcTATTAACATAACCTATTTACCCAAACTTCTGCATTGAAGGACAATGAGTTGGAAGTAAATGAATGGAATAACTATGTTACTAATTATAAGTCAAATAAAATCGCTGCTTAAATAATATGTTACAATATTCGAAACAAATCTACCTGTACTGCTATAACATTAGCATCTCTAGCTCTTAAATGCTAGttttaagtattaaaaaatggCTTTTAGGTGACAACACAATGTGCGAAGCGCCCTCGCTATAATTATAATAAGCTCATAAGTGACATAAACTATTCCACTAAGTGTCATCTTGAACTAAATGTTAGTACTTTTAGCGGAGACAGGATGAGAACAAAATGATGGGAAAGACTTAGATTAGCATGGCGAAGCTTATATAGGTGACTAATCTTCTTCTGTAAACAAAGCCGATGGTGCCAACAAGAATCATGACAAAGATAACTAAAAACACTGGAGTTTTCAATTTGTCATATCTCCAAGGAAGACCAAACCAAAGAGCAATGACAACAATGATGAGGAATAACACAAATCCCATCAGATATGGGCTGGGGGGAGAAGGTGGTTGTGCGATGGAGTCCACGATATCTAGCAGCTGCCGTACCCGAGGTCCACTGTTAAGATCCTGtgccacaaacaaaataatatatacataattaaattTGTGCACGTGGGAAATAGCACGCATCCGCGAGTACACATGTCCACggacatccccccccccccagagaATGTATCAAATATTTCCCTACATAGccacatacaaataaatgcacacataaacgcagataaacatataaacacaaacacacgcactacaataaataaacttatgCACAAGCGCAAATATACTCATGccaataaatgtacacacataaaatgCCATTCTCGTGCaagccattttattttaaaccgtagccataattttttttatatgatatacgttaataaagtaaattatttaatgaaattatCCTTTGACGAAGGCATTCAActgtggaaaacaaaaattaaaaaaattctgattgAGCCCTCATGTCTACGTCTATTGTAGGTAAAGTGACTTTGCCTCCGTATGTTTCTAGGAGTTGAGAAATAATAATCTGAAAATAGCTGATGAGTTTTTTTGTGCTGAGGGGCAATTACTGCCTTTAATGAGTTGACAAAAAAAGGGGGTAAAACAAATGCGCACTAAAAaccataaattattttctaattgtAATTCATAAGCAAGATATTCTCAGATTTAGAACGCACATACCCGGTTGTTGAAGAGGACATAGCGGTTCCCAGCATCAGCCAGGACACTGCGCAGTTCCCAGCAAACTGTCTTCAGCTCCTCGTGAATGtctctgtcctgtctgtctccAAACGTGAAGACCACCACCAGGTGGCTTGTGAATGAGTTGTCTCCCCATGCTCTCTTCATTTTCCTGTAGATGTCGTATTCTTCCGCCGTGTAGCGCACGTCACACCTCACCGCCAGCAAGATGGCGAACTTACCCACAGCATGAGACTTCCAGTGGGAAACATGTTCATAAATTTCTGCATCACTAAGGTCGAGGTTAACTAGGTCAGGAGTGTCGATTACCTGAAAGAGGTCATGCAAAAAATGCCCATCAGTTAAGGAAGTGGGTTATGGTTTAAAAAGGGTAAAAATCGTCCTCTAAACTTTTCAGCTTGATAGAAGTGAGGTGTTACacgcctcacttttctcggggccagcttttacatgagggcggtgtccatctccttTCCCTCGCTGCTCTACTTTAATAAactctctatggagtcaggtacccattcccactagttgggtcgactggggaagtttgctgcgctaatcgggacttgaaccagcgcgctctgtTCGGACGCTGTCGTTGTATCCGCTTCCCCGGTTATGATGTTTGAGTCAGTGGACAGGTTTCAGCAAATGCACGTGCATTTTATTaatgcgtgcgtgcacgtgtgtgtgtgtgtgtgtgtttgagatgATTGCGTGCTCCTTTCTCTGCTACCTTTACTTCATGATTTCCAATGTGCATAGCGAGGATGTTCAAgagattctaaaggcaaaataaaactgcttaggttcgtgtaaagagtaggatccacttgaatttcgtctattttcgcgtctgttcataTGAAGTTGAAGgctttgtagcatgttgtgtttaagaagagaaattacataggactctttcgtttacttagacgaagtctcgttctccgtcacgtgaccttatgacatatgaccaagactgcttaccaagtgaaacagaatgttttctataatttttaaaactgtgctttgaaaagttcactttaaaacctaaataaactcacGTGACAACACCAATCACGAGTTCACAACGATCACCGACACTTGCTGTCCGTCtcagactgacgtcacacccagatcGTCTGattgatcatctcgggaagctatcggggttactcggcggaaggacacaagggtcgatttcactggattttatcaatttttataaacatcggcaacggGAACAGTGCTAATAAGTgataattaagtgagaaacgaatcatttagtTCCGTATTGCtttcgtgctctgtaattgtaactaaatatagttttgaaacgtttgaccgccgccacagccttatcacaagccttgagtatccctttaatgtCAAgttgtaacggataagtactaaGTAGAGGGGGTAAGGCGTTTAGGTCGACAACCGgggttgatctgatctagggtaGTAGGcaggaagttgtttgcccttgagcaaatgacgtaaattgtgatgtcaaaataaggtgacgaaaaagatagaggaaaataacgttagagagaAAACGGTAAGTGGAGAGCTAACGGCGGAACAGAAGTTGGAGTTGGTggtttttctctggactttctcgctactgctgcgaccGCGGAATAAGTATTACCGGGGAAGTAATACTGCGTTTATACTACAGGGggatgtacttcacagatcgtgatttactgtagtccgtgtccgcgccgtggggagctctgtggcttgggcatcccgcagtacagtttcttgttggggccaagaaaccacacactggcGTAAGCGAGAAAACAACGATTCCAGAGCAGCAATCTTGGTGAAAGACTGGCgcaccgacctccatctgtcgccCGAAAAGGACAGTTTCAAACAGCCTGAGTTTAAACCGCCGGTGGAGCGAAGGTTTCCTCTCGGCCTTCAGCTAACCTATCATCATCCTGCTAAACACCCAGGAGGCAACAGTATGTGCAAGTCCGTGGCGTTCTGCCTGTAAACTGTGGGTATCGtaaaagcactttttttaatgataaatcgACTTCTAGGAAATGAGATTAGTGTTACtcattagaatagaggacttgggagggttacaaagactttaatataaaaaggtttAGGTTTcgtcaagaacgaacattttatactataatacagtggatattaacattggtaatacatcaagaaaggacagcaccggagacagcggaatacttcatcagtgacagtatttatgtgaatcaactttattgttaactctaatagtacgttggatgaatgataatatattggtaatctatcttgtgtggcgaaagaaggagtgaatctctgattgttgatactttgtcctttttaacttaaaattgtgtttgaattcaataattattggtgcctctaaggaggtacacccaccctcaagcgatctgaTTATATTGGTTTGTGGAGAGAATGtgcgtgtctgcggacggtccgtgacacaAGTCATGTGAAGATACCTTAATTTGCTTTCCATTCACCACGTCCACAGCTTCAGACATTTGTTTGGTTTCTGAAGCCATGCTGGTTGACACTTGGAACTTGGCTTTTCCCAGTATTACGTTTCCCAGAGAACTTTTACCATTTCCAGTTTTTCCAATGATAAGCAATGGGATTTCATCCATGTTTATTGTTGTGGTGTCTTCTAagcacacattacacacacacacacacatacacacacacaagcacacccatatatatatataatgagatTTAATAATGTCTGCATaaagaagtttaaaataatttaccactttttactgtttttgcACTTTATCAAGGCTCTTAAATCATAGAAAAGTCCCAGAGGCACAAGGCTGTGTCATATCATTTACACATCCCTGATTAACATGATCGTGTTCGTGTTAACATTCCATAAAGAAACTATACAACTTACCCATAAGCCTGTAACCTTGTGATGTCATTAATGCAGAAGCAGCTCCTACTAGAAAAATATCTGATGTGGTCCAAAGGTTGCTGCCATGTCACTTCACTGCCTGAGCACGAAACAATAGAAGGtaaaattgttaaaagaaagaaaaatatactgaaATTTCTCAGAGTAaaccaataaatataaaatatttgaagaattttaaaatagtgaAACGTTCGACAAGAGAAACAGCAAGCAGAAAACACTGCACAAAGCTTATGGAAGGAATGCAGACATGTTTCCTAGAGTACCTTCCCCTTGGCAGCCTCATTTCTGAGAAATTGAAAGCCGTACGCCAGTGCATCTGTACGTTAAcacagcatgcacacacacacaaacatgtgtaCTAATATATtcactccttcctttcttcctgtctCGCTTTCTCGTGCACACCAAGAAAATCATTACCTCTGCCAAGATGCGCGCGCAGGACTTTCTTCCGGCTTCCGCTCTCTTACGCTGAAGACACTGACGTTGCGTTTTCTGACCTCGTTGTTGACACTGGAAATGTTAGACCACAAAATTCTCACAACACCTGATCATTCAAAGCCTTACTGATGCAGATTTCGAAGCTATCAGCAATATTGTGACCAGACTCAACTCACAACAAGTTCTTGTCAGTTTCATCTGACGTGGTGTAGTGGGCGGGCTCAGGGGCGTGGCTTGTAATTGCATTCAGCTACCACCACCCACTCCAGGCTTTATCCAGTAAATGAGTCAAGGCCACAAACCTGTCTGTGCAAGAGTTTTCGTCTCGTGTGATTGTTCTGGAAAACTGAGTACAATCCTTTGTAGGTCATGactgattttcatttttgtctaaTGCCAGGGAGAGTGGTGAAACGTAGCTTATGGTTCCATGAAAACctggatttttttctggaaaatgcggcaacttttttttctctttttctttctttctctctttttttctagctttagtgtatgattttatttttgtctgcccgatagctttttctttcaaaactatttttgttctttttcacttttgatgAGCGATCGCGAGTTTTGGCAGTGATAGAACTGAGAACAGAAATTGGTGCTGTATCCCCCCtttgcaacacacacacacacatgcatacacacatgcacacacacatgcacacactaaGAGAGACAAAGTTAAAAGCCCACTAACTCAAAATAAGGATGGACAAACATTTGCGTTAAACATGTACCCACACATGCTATTCACGTTAGACATTCTCGTGActttaaataatattcaagaatatttttctttcggTCTCGCCCTGCTTTAAACAGTCTCTGCTGTCgttgtcgtgtgtgtgttatgtgtgtgtgtgtgcatgcaagcatgcatgcagGTAGTTAGATAAGGCTGTGGCTAGGTAGGTATGCAAAGATTCTTACCTTATCCAGTAATAAGGTCAattcaaaacttaaaatatcTTGGCAAAACTCCttgaaactttcttttacatGGGTACCTAGCGCAACCGGAATgatctgctttttatttttaccagaCTGACTACACTCTCACATCGGATCATCGGTTAGTCGTGAGTCCTAAAAGCACTAGCGCCAGTCCgtcttttcctttctgttgctccaggagagaagaagaaagtttacaAGGAGATATATTTTACTGCAATTCTAGCTCTTATTACTTGCTGGCTGTGCTGCCTAGTTAGCAGAGCTCACgctgtgttcttttttctttccatctgctACACACccgaccttggaatccacaaaagaccccACTTGTGTATTTTCTTCTGTGCGTCGTTCAGGTTCATAAAGATGGCTTTTCACTcatgccatgtgtgtgtgtatgtgtttcacaACCTCTTTCATTCTCTATTTTACCTTGTATGAGATGTCACAAGTTTGATTCCCCATAGAATGTATAGTTATTTCGTTCATAAGACGAGAACATAGGTACAACACGTGATGAATCACACACAACGAGGTATGTAAATCTAAAATGGATTTACTTAGATTATCTACAGATGCAAATCAATTCCCTCCAACTCTACACATGCCTAACTCCTTCATAGCTAATACCTATCGCTTGCTTCTTCCCTAACTCTACCTACGTTACTCAAGTACTGATAATTAAGGGAAGAGAAGTGATTTAGAGGCACGCGAGTCACTTGCAAACCTCAACACCTGTACGGTACAAATAGTATTTCTCAAGTACCATTTTTCCTgctatttacttttttatttgtttaaaatatgaactGAAACACTTTTTCAAACCCTCATTTGAGTTATTTTAGCTGCAACAATATTTCATTGACAATCGTGCACGATTATATGTACACTTTTGaaagcaacattttctttttagcaaCCAATGAATTCATAATCGTTTTCCGTGGGTCCATAGTTAATGTACCACAGACTATTCCCTTCCACAAGCACAGAGAGTAATTTCACAGTATGGTGCACCACCATCCTTCACTCTTGGCTTGTTTCTCTACCTTTTTGACAAGTATCGACTGCTTATCTGCCCCAATCTCATTTTTAACTATACTTTCTGCCTCCTCTCGTGTACAGGCCTGTATTGTCTGCACAGTTTGAACTTCTTCCTCCACAAGCGCGTTGACTTTCTCTGGGATGGCGAAATGTTATCCTTCGTTCGTGAGGCAAAGTGCctaaatgaatgaaaagaattgTATATTTAGGTTACTACTAGTATACAATGATAAATGACTTCTATAGAAAACATCACCGCGAGCCTTGTCCGCtgcacagaaacacaaacaatcGCAGAACAAACACTAAGACAGAGACGACAAGATCTTAAATGAGAGATGATCCGGACAAATGTTCATTCTCAGGAAGGCGGTATGAAGATCAAGCACTGGGACAAAGGAGGATATACACTCAAGACATACCTCACTGCATGtaatcatttatattttataccaTCAATCTAAAATggttttcaaaactttttccaTGCCAAATTGTCATATTTAAAGTCATAAGAATTAGATACTCGCGTTGTATAACATAACGACAATAACAAGATCATAAGAATAGAAAATGCcgactaaactttaaaaaaaaaaaacaaaactacaaacagtACAGTATCtggagagagatggagagagaactCCAACTTTTTTTATGTAAGGCCTCCGATCTCTATACGCAGATGTCAAGCCCAGCTACTTACTTTAGAAAAGagcttttcaaaaacaatcagAATCTTCATACCATCTAGCTGTATGGGAGTGACAACTGTCtctacatgtttttttttaattgttttgccCTGCACTTCAATTcacattaatttattattcCTCAGATGATATAATCTAGcgtttttcaacagaaaaagtgAAGCAGGCATATACGATCTCTAACAATATTTGGTA
Coding sequences within:
- the LOC112574571 gene encoding GTPase IMAP family member 4-like — protein: MTSQGYRLMEDTTTINMDEIPLLIIGKTGNGKSSLGNVILGKAKFQVSTSMASETKQMSEAVDVVNGKQIKVIDTPDLVNLDLSDAEIYEHVSHWKSHAVGKFAILLAVRCDVRYTAEEYDIYRKMKRAWGDNSFTSHLVVVFTFGDRQDRDIHEELKTVCWELRSVLADAGNRYVLFNNRDLNSGPRVRQLLDIVDSIAQPPSPPSPYLMGFVLFLIIVVIALWFGLPWRYDKLKTPVFLVIFVMILVGTIGFVYRRRLVTYISFAMLI